Below is a genomic region from Demequina sp. NBRC 110054.
AGCATCCGCTCCAGTCGCGCGTAGCTGGTCTCCATGCCACCGACCATCCCGGTGCCGAGGATCATGTCCTTGGTGGCCGCGTCGGGGTACTGGATCACGAGCGTGATCAGGGTGCCGCCGTCGTCCTCGATCATCATGAGGTCGTTGGTGTTCTGAGGCTCCGGCACCCCGATCATGCGCTCGGTGGTGACGGCGCGACGGGGAGCGTCGACGAGCAGCACCTCGCCCTCGAAGCCGAAGGGCTCCCCCTCGGTGCCCGGCTCGGGCGCCCATGCCGTCCGATGCGTGCCGCCCGGCTCAAGGTTCAGCTCGCACTCCGTCATGCGCCAGCCGTCGGGGCCGAGCAGCCACTGCCTCTGCAGCTCCGGGGTGACGTAGGCATGCCAGACGGTGTCGCGATCCGCCTCGATCCACCGGCTGATGCGCACGTGGACCTCAGAGAGCTCCTCGAGCAGCGTGCCCTTGCCCGCGGCGAACTCCCGCAGCCCCTCGAGCACCCGGTCCATCTGCCCCATCGCCATGACCATGCCCTGCTCCATGCCCATCTCGAGCAGCTGCTGGAGCTCCTCGAGGGAGGTGAACCACGTCGTCGAGCGCAGGCGGCAGCCGTCGTCGGTCGACTCGAAGGCCATGGAGAGCCTCATGGTGGGCATCGCCGCGTTGGGGGCCCCTGAATCGTCGGCGAAACCGTCGATGACCTCGATCAGCTCTCCGGGGACGATGCGCGTGAACTCCCAGTAGCCGGCGGACGTGGTGCCGTCGGGCCCGGTCATGGAGTACAGGGAGGTGCCGCCGACCGTCATGTCGTGGCGGGTGAAGCGTGCCGGCCATCCTGGCGGACCCCAGAACAGCTCGAGCTGGCGCGGATCGGCGTACGCCTCCCACAGTCGTGCGACCGGCACCGGGAAGTCCGCGATGACGGTCAGCGTGAGTGCGTCGAGATTCTTCGTGACGTCGGTGATGGGCATGGTGTTCCTTCCGGGGCGGAACGTTCAGGGGGTTGCGGTGGGGGTGGACAGCACAGAGTCGAGCGCGTCGATGCGGTGACGCCAGACCCGCTCGAAGGCGTCGAGCAGGCGCTGCGCCTGTGCGAGCCGCTCGGGGTCGGCGCGGACGAGGCGCCGGCGGCCGTCGGGTCGTCTGGTCACAAGACCCGCCTCCTCGAGCACCGCGACGTGCTTGCTGACCGCCGCGAAGGACATGGAGTACTCGGCGGCGAGCGCGGTCACGGACTCGTCGCCGACCAGGGTGCGCCGCACGATGTCGCGTCGCGTCGCATCGGCCAAGGCGTGGAAGAGTCGGTCCACCTCGGCGTCGGAGAGATCAGCTTGTACAACCATATGGTTGAACGATAAGCCCGGCGCGGCAAGGTCGCCACTCGAATGCCCCCGCGTCAGCTCCCAAGGAGGAGGCGGCGCCACCTACCGGTAGACGGCCTCGACGATCGCGCGGTGCGTCGGCGACTCCGCACCGGGGTGCGCGGTGTTGGTCATGATGACGCACGTGATCCCAGCAGACGGGTCCACGAACCAGTGATGGCCGTACGCGCCGCCCCACATGTAGGTGCCCTCGGAGTGCGGCACGCCCGCGGCGACCGGATCGGCGAGCACTGCCCCACCGAGCCCGAAGCCCCAGCCCGCGCCGCCAGCCTCTGCCTCGGGACCGACCTGGAGCGACATCATCTCGCGCACCGACTCGGGCGACAGGATCCCCTCGCCGTGGAGACGCAGCGCCTCGAGCAGGCGCATCACCTCGTCGGCGGTGGCCACCATGCCGGACCCTCCCGACGGGTACACGTGGGGGTCGAGCGCGCGCCCG
It encodes:
- a CDS encoding SRPBCC family protein, with amino-acid sequence MPITDVTKNLDALTLTVIADFPVPVARLWEAYADPRQLELFWGPPGWPARFTRHDMTVGGTSLYSMTGPDGTTSAGYWEFTRIVPGELIEVIDGFADDSGAPNAAMPTMRLSMAFESTDDGCRLRSTTWFTSLEELQQLLEMGMEQGMVMAMGQMDRVLEGLREFAAGKGTLLEELSEVHVRISRWIEADRDTVWHAYVTPELQRQWLLGPDGWRMTECELNLEPGGTHRTAWAPEPGTEGEPFGFEGEVLLVDAPRRAVTTERMIGVPEPQNTNDLMMIEDDGGTLITLVIQYPDAATKDMILGTGMVGGMETSYARLERMLQDD
- a CDS encoding helix-turn-helix transcriptional regulator, with translation MVVQADLSDAEVDRLFHALADATRRDIVRRTLVGDESVTALAAEYSMSFAAVSKHVAVLEEAGLVTRRPDGRRRLVRADPERLAQAQRLLDAFERVWRHRIDALDSVLSTPTATP